One Ictalurus furcatus strain D&B chromosome 21, Billie_1.0, whole genome shotgun sequence genomic region harbors:
- the LOC128625291 gene encoding endothelin-3, producing the protein MAKTSLLDLSVLILIGLTAARANGIPLHRIVAREESALEAERASMGARTAPTPASTERTRGSADADDDHDVTGSSRDSHLRSRAKRCTCYTYKDKECVYYCHLDVIWVNTPERMVPYGLSSYRGSQRARRSAADRRTTQRCVCTLQSDPHCSSFCGKRGRLP; encoded by the exons ATGGCCAAGACGTCGCTTCTGGATTTGAGCGTTTTGATTTTAATCGGATTAACAGCCGCACGTGCAAACG GGATTCCTCTGCACCGGATTGTCGCGCGCGAGGAGAGCGCACTTGAGGCCGAGCGAGCGAGCATGGGCGCGAGGACAGCACCGACACCGGCATCCACGGAACGCACGCGCGGATCCGCCGACGCCGACGACGACCACGACGTCACAGGATCGTCGCGCGACTCTCATCTGCGGAGCAGAGCCAAACGGTGCACGTGCTATACGTACAAAGACAAAGAGTGCGTTTATTATTGTCACCTGGATGTCATCTGGGTGAACACGCCAGA GCGTATGGTGCCGTACGGCCTGTCAAGTTACAGAGGCTCTCAGCGTGCAAGGCGCTCTGCAGCAGACAGGAGAACGACACAACGATGTGTGTGCACCCTGCAAAGCGACCCTCATTGCAGCAGCTTCTGTGGGAAAAG GGGGAGGTTACCATGA